The proteins below come from a single Bactrocera dorsalis isolate Fly_Bdor chromosome 5, ASM2337382v1, whole genome shotgun sequence genomic window:
- the LOC105227855 gene encoding uncharacterized protein LOC105227855 — translation MHLRSNIWESLPATLLLCIVFCDCGAVAARYQGAARQRGVRFNAAHMTFNHAYVHNVSTDLTGGALNIEMWLLRDVVPGFMTKFDVFISLSADKKRFQSIFAYNVDLCGIMNNLSRITLLRAWMLNVIKYSNLKPHCPLEAGHYYIRNFTVEKGSIPVYLQAGEYRIVTHHYYKGKKNKKEIRVADFQADVGID, via the exons ATGCATTTACGCAGCAACATTTGGGAATCCCTGCCAGCTACACTGCTCCTTTGTATTGTCTTTTGCGACTGTGGCGCTGTGGCGGCACGCTATCAAGGCGCAG CACGTCAGCGTGGCGTACGCTTTAACGCCGCCCATATGACATTTAACCACGCCTATGTGCATAATGTCAGCACGGACCTAACCGGTGGCGCCTTGAATATCGAGATGTGGCTGCTGCGTGACGTGGTGCCGGGCTTCATGACCAAATTCGATGTATTCATCAGTCTATCGGCGGATAAGAAGCGCTTCCAGAGCATATTCGCCTACAATGTGGACTTATGCGGCATAATGAATAACTTGTCGCGCATTACTTTGCTGCGTGCTTGGATGCTAAATGTAATTAAGTACAGTAATCTGAAGCCGCATTGTCCTTTGGAAGCG GGTCACTATTATATAAGGAACTTTACGGTCGAGAAAGGCAGCATACCTGTCTATTTGCAGGCAGGCGAATACCGCATCGTCACGCACCATTACTACAAAGGGAAGAAGAATAAGAAAGAGATAAGAGTGGCTGATTTCCAGGCCGATGTGGGGATCGACTGA